In candidate division Zixibacteria bacterium HGW-Zixibacteria-1, the following are encoded in one genomic region:
- a CDS encoding leucyl aminopeptidase, producing the protein MKISFSVSDFVAAKGNVLVKFCHQDGFAEDKLLRIINEKLKNGLKNIFDSGEFEGKLNQTIVLHAVPGIKAERVVLAGLGKKDKVNHDSYRQAAGTLSRIPAVKKAKSVAFYFGDGEDGKIATAVVEGFLLGRFEINDYKTGNDDGDDKLETIFFHGTDQNQVKLFKKAVTAGQIIAEGVILARRLASMPGNSLPPEKFASEARTQAGRHKIKITVLNEKQIKTEKMGALLAVAQGSAEPPRFVIMEYKGGKASQKPIVIIGKGVTFDSGGISLKPVQDMHKMKGDMQGGAIILGTMVTIARLGLPLNVVGLIPLAENMPSSRALKPGDIITSRKGKTIEIISTDAEGRLILADALDYANKFKPQAVIDIATLTGGALYVLGYSGAPIMGNDTQLMAALKKASEATAERVWEMPIWDDFRDRMKSPIADLKNSGGKPAATMTAGAFLESFTGDWPWAHIDVASVDDELTGKPYIPVGASGTGLRLLVALLEQW; encoded by the coding sequence ATGAAAATCTCTTTTTCCGTATCCGACTTTGTAGCGGCGAAGGGGAATGTTCTGGTCAAATTCTGCCACCAGGACGGTTTCGCCGAAGACAAGCTGCTGAGAATTATCAACGAAAAGCTGAAAAACGGCCTAAAAAATATTTTTGATTCCGGTGAATTCGAAGGGAAACTTAATCAGACAATTGTGCTTCATGCTGTCCCCGGAATTAAGGCCGAGAGAGTCGTTCTGGCCGGCTTGGGTAAAAAGGACAAGGTCAATCATGACAGTTATCGTCAGGCGGCCGGGACGCTGTCGCGGATTCCGGCTGTGAAAAAAGCGAAATCAGTGGCCTTTTATTTTGGCGACGGGGAAGATGGGAAAATTGCGACGGCGGTGGTGGAAGGATTTCTCCTGGGACGATTTGAAATCAATGATTATAAAACCGGAAATGATGATGGGGATGATAAGCTTGAAACCATTTTCTTCCACGGCACTGATCAAAATCAGGTTAAACTATTCAAGAAGGCTGTTACCGCCGGGCAAATAATCGCCGAGGGAGTTATCCTGGCGCGGCGTCTGGCTTCCATGCCGGGCAACAGCCTCCCCCCGGAGAAGTTTGCATCCGAGGCCCGCACTCAGGCCGGGCGGCATAAAATCAAAATTACCGTTCTTAATGAGAAGCAAATAAAAACGGAAAAGATGGGCGCCCTGCTGGCAGTGGCCCAGGGGTCGGCCGAACCGCCGAGGTTTGTCATAATGGAATATAAAGGCGGCAAAGCGTCGCAGAAGCCGATTGTAATTATCGGCAAAGGTGTGACCTTTGATTCCGGCGGCATATCGCTGAAACCGGTTCAGGATATGCATAAAATGAAGGGTGATATGCAGGGCGGAGCCATAATTCTTGGCACGATGGTAACCATTGCCCGCCTTGGTCTGCCCCTCAATGTGGTCGGATTAATACCGCTTGCTGAAAATATGCCGTCTTCAAGAGCCTTAAAGCCGGGTGATATTATTACCTCGCGCAAGGGCAAGACGATTGAAATTATCAGCACCGATGCCGAGGGCCGGTTAATCCTCGCTGATGCCCTTGATTATGCCAATAAGTTCAAGCCGCAGGCTGTGATTGATATTGCCACGCTGACCGGAGGAGCCCTGTATGTGCTTGGATACAGCGGCGCCCCCATTATGGGAAATGATACCCAATTGATGGCGGCCCTTAAAAAGGCATCCGAGGCAACCGCCGAGAGAGTTTGGGAAATGCCGATCTGGGATGATTTCCGTGATCGGATGAAATCGCCGATTGCCGATTTGAAAAATTCGGGCGGGAAGCCGGCGGCGACCATGACTGCCGGCGCCTTTCTGGAGAGCTTTACAGGCGATTGGCCCTGGGCGCATATAGATGTAGCCTCGGTTGATGATGAGTTGACCGGAAAGCCTTACATCCCGGTCGGGGCATCGGGCACCGGCCTCAGGCTGCTGGTCGCGCTGTTGGAACAATGGTAA